In the Vulpes vulpes isolate BD-2025 chromosome 12, VulVul3, whole genome shotgun sequence genome, TTTGGGAGGGGAGATCCCTTCTGAGGTCCCTGTAGTGGGCGCTGTTGACACCCCTCCACCAGCTGCTCCCTTCTCCAAGGAATTGCCCTTGGCCTCAGGAGCCTGGGAGGTTAGAACCTCcgtccctctcctcccccctagCTCACAGGCAATAACTGAAGGATGAGGGACACCCTGGATATACACCGGCAGATGTGAAGGCTTATGTTCGTACTAAACCTGCACACAGTTGTTCGAAGCAGCTCTATTCATGATTCCCCAAAcctggaaagagcccagatgtcctttgATGGCTGGATGGACACACAGGCCATGGATACCAGTCCACGCAGTAGGATGCTGCTTGGCCAATAAAGAGAAAGTACTACTAATGTGTACAGTCAACTTGGGtgaatctcaaaggcattatgctgagtgaaaaagccaGTCTTAAAAAATTATCGTCCAGTCGGAGCTATGGAGAGCAGGGTGGTTGTCAGAGGTGAGGGATGGAGGGGGGTGTGCCAAAGGAATAGCATGCaggaggttttttgttgttgttttttgttttgtttttttgtttttgtttttgttttgttttgttttgtttttttggtgtggaAAGTAGTGGTGTCCAGGaaaccagggtggctcagtggttgagtgtctgcctttggttcaggtcatgatcccaaggttctgggatcaagtcccgcatcaggctccccacagggagcctgattctctctctgcctatgtctctgcctttctctctctgtctctcatgaataaatacataaaatcttaaaaaaaaaaaaaaaaaagaaagtagtggTGCCCACAAGAATCTATACATGTGagggggttggttttttttttttttaagagggggagggagagaggcagagggaaagagagagaaagatcatgacctgagctgaaatcaagagttggatgcttaactgactgagccacccaggtgcccctatacttgTGTTAAATTCACAGAACTATGTACCAGAAAGAATCAATTTTAGGGTAAGGTAATTGTTTTCAAAAGTTCACGCacacctatatctctgcctcagGGAGCCTCTCTACTTTGAACAGAATGGAGCAGCCGAAGGGGGTCGATTGGACGGTCATCATCCTGACATGCCAGTACAAGGATAGTGTCCACGTCTTCCAGAGAGGTAGGGGACCCTCCCTTCCCACTTTGCCTCTGATGTAGAATCCCCATCAAATACTGATCTGTACCCTTACAGCCCATGAGCCAGGAAGACCTAGGTTCAAGCCCAGATTCTGCTTCTTTCTAGCCATGTGACCTCAATAAACATCATGTCATTTCATTAAgactcagttttttcatctgttaaatgggactGGTTGTACTTACCTCATAGAGTTGGGTGAAGATCTAATGAGCTACTCCATGAAAAGCTAACTAAGTGTttactttggcagcacatatgcTGAAATTGGAACCACACGGAGAAGTTACCATGGCTTCTCTGCAAGGATGACATGCACGTTTGTGAAGCATTCTATATTTTTTCACAAATACTGAATCATCATGTTGTGTAgtggaaactaatataatgttacatgccaattatacctcaattaaaaagaaGCTCCTAAgtcaaagaagagaaagtaatGACTATCAGTAGATTTGCTCTAGATGCTTTGGAACAAGGTGGGGAGGTTGGGGGCCAGTCCCAGCTTGTGTTCTGACCACAGAGCTGGAAGTGCGACAGAAGCGGGAGCAGATCCCGGCCAGGACACTGTTACTGGCTGTGGAGGACCCTGAGACGCGTGTGGGCAGCGGAGGAGCCACCCTCAATGCCCTGCTGGTGGCTGCTGAACACCTGAGTGCCCGGGCAGGCTTCACCGTGAGTGCTCATGACGTGTTATCCTCTGCCACAGGTCCTGGTCCAAACAGGGATGGGGGCTCAAGACAGATTGTTTCCAGGGTCACCAGCTCTTTGGGCTCCATCACCTATCCAGTTCAGCATTTGGTACCAATTTCTGTACCCATAGATTGGACAGACTCATCAGGTGGGGTAGAAGTCAGGACTGGACTTTCTAGTGCTTTTAGAACATCAGAGCCAGTACCTCAGAATTAGGCTTTCCGGCTTCTCTTGAAAACTTCCGTCTTACTATCCTGGCCTCTCCTTCCCCCATGGCAACTGTTTGCTGGAACTAGGATATAACTTCTCCTTTGTGTGGGCACAGGGGTCAGTGTTCCCAGTGTGCCAGGTCCCCCCAACACACAGCCCCTTCGCTCAGTCACCTTGTCCTCATGGCACCCTGGGTGGTCACAGGAATGGACATGCTCTGGTGATGGATGTGGCACTGGCAGGGAAGGACAGCACTGTGTGGTTGCCATGGAGCTGACTTACCGTGAGTCACCCAGCTAGCCTCACATTCTTGCCTATAGCTTCCCCTAAAAAACAGGGACAGAGGAGTGTCCCAGGTGGAGGGCCAGTAGGCTCTTTTAttgaggagggggcagggctgccCCTTGCCTGCCTGTGGCCATTGGTCCTGAccttgtcttttcttcctttggtaCTGAGTGGATTTGTGTTGGGGTCTCTCCCTGGAGAAGAGGACAATGTCCTTGGGTGCCATCTGCCCAGGATTCTGTCAACAGGGCTCTTCACTTTTGACAGGTGGTGACATCTGATGTCCTGCACTCCGCCCGGATCCTTATCCTGCACATGGTTAGTAGAGGGCCATGTATGTCTTCAGGGGCCATGCAGAAGACTGAAACCATTGATCCTTGGGGTTAGATAGGTCTTCTATCTTCGTGTTTGTGCAAGATGCTCATTGTGCAACTCCaaaagaatcagaatcagaatcGATCCAAAGGTCTAGAAATAGGGAGCAGGCTGTATATATGCAGCGTATCCCCCTGGCGGAGTGTAGACAGTGATTTAAAAGTCCAGCTAactcggatccctgggtggctcagcggtttggtgcctgcctttggcccagggcgtaatcctggagccccgggattgagtccctccatggagcctgcttctccctctgcctgtgtctctgcctctctctctctctctctctctctctctctctctctctctttgtctatcatgaataaataaataaaatcctaaaaaaaaaaagtccaactaACTCTATGCATTGACCTGGAAAGAGACTTAACAGCTCTGTGACATTGGACAAGTCACTTGATCCTTTCTTTCTAGGTattagtttcatcatctgtaaaatgaggttggCAACAGTTTCTACTTCATGGGGAAGTGCTGAGACGATCCACGGTAAATGCTTAAACGGGGCCTGGCCTGGCTCACTCTGAACATTCAGGGAATGTTTTCACTGTTTAGTGGGAAAAGTCAGCCACACAAGTTTATATACATTGATCTCAGCTTTTTAATTGGAAACTTTTTGCTAAACTTTCTTCAgccattctttttgtttgtttagatttttatttttattttatttttttaaagattccatttatttattcatgagagacacagagagatgcagagacacaggcagagggagaagcaggctccatgcagggaaccagatgcaagactcgattccaggaccccaggatcatgccctaggtgaaaggcagatgctcaaccactgagccacccaggcgtctgtctgtctatctatctatctatctatctatctatttcttatttatttaaagattttatttatttgttcctgagagacacacaaagaggcagagacataggcagagggagaagcaggctctctatggggagtttgatgcgggactcaatcccaggaccttggagtCACaatctgagccacaggcagatgctcaaccactgagacacccaggtgccccggctgtatgttttataaagaaacttATATTGGAACAAGGCAAAACCTGTTATTTTACATATTCCCTAAGGCTGTTTTTGACCTATAATTACCAAGTTGAGTATAACAGAGACTATATATGGCCCCCTAGCCCAAAATACTGTCTGTCCCTTTAAGATCAGTGATTCAGAACAGGAAGTCCATAACTAGGACTACATATTATGGTGTCTCCTGATCTGACTGGGGCCCCCCAAATGTGGGGGGACCTGATCGAGTGGAAGCTGGAGGTGCAGACGGTGAAAGAATTCACTTGAGgtagaacaaaggagatagaaattTACTGAATATACCCCAAGGGAGCAGTGGGATATtgagcactgagccacccaggtgtctctaagatttattaatttattttagagagaaagagaatgcacatacactctacacacacacacatgatctagggaaagggcagagggagagaattttaagcagattccctgctaagcgtggagcctgatgggggcttgatctcatgatcctgagatcatgacctgagccaaaatcaagagtcagtcactgaaccacttaaccagctgagctactcaggtgccccttgtttagattaaaaaaaaaaaaaaagtaatctctatacccaacaggGGGCTGTAACttacaacctcgagatcaagagtcccatgctctaccaactgagccaaccagatgcccttTTCATTGGAATTTTGGTTAAGATGAGGATAGATCCATGATATGGAAGAAATAATATGGAAAGAAGCCTTTGCAAACTTTGCCCAGATTCCCCCAGTGATGATATTTTTGAGAACTATAGTATAACCACAGCTAGGATATTGAAATTGATTTAATTCCCAATCTTTTCCCCTAGTTTTacttgtgtgagtgtgtgtgtgtgtgtgtgtgtgtgtgtgtgtgtatgtattaagTTCTTTTGTCTCCATCTTCTcataatctcattaaaaaattaaaggaaaacctGCAAGGATATAGCTCAAAATGAAGGCAATGGCTTTTATCCCTGaggaattgttttcttcttgcagatctgcattttctaatttttcaccgTAATCACATAGTCGAAAACATtataagagaaaacacattttattttattttaagattttaagtaatctgggatccctgggtggcgcagcggtttggcgcctgcctttggcccagggcgcgatcctggagacccgggatcgaatcccacatcaggctcccggtgcatggagcctgcttctccctctgcctgtgtgtctgcctctctctctctctctctgtgactatcataaataaataaaaaattaaaaaaaaaaaaagattttaagtaatctctatacccaaagtggggcttgaactccacacacacacaaaatcccaaGATCGAGTTgaatgctccactgactgagccagccaggcactccaagaaAACACAAGTCTAGCTTGATGGTTTCCTGCCTTTGCACAGCTGTCCCCAGGCTCTCTAACCCAAGGGTTCTTTCTcctgtccctgctccctccctaGGGCCGAGATTTCCCTTTGGATGACTGTGGCAGGGCCTTCACCTGCCTCCCTGTGGAGAACCCCCAGGCTCCGGTGGAGGCTGTCGTCTGCAATCTGGACTGCTTGCTGGACATCATGAGTCATCGGGTAAGGCTGGCGGTGACCATGGGGCCTCATGGCAGAGAGAACCACACCTTTCCTACTGCATCACCAGCTATGTAGTCTGTGTTGGTGCAGACAGGAGGCACCAGGAAGAACGGCTTTGGAGGTACCTGGAGTTAGAGCTTCAGGAAGTTCATCTTGGCCATGCCGGTGGGAAGGCATGGTCCTCAGAGTAGAGGGAAGGACCAGCCTTGGCACCACAGGGCAGGAGAGGCCCCATTACCTCAGCAGCCAGAGTCCTGGACAGGATGGCCACTGGAGCGCACACAAGTCAAGACGGGGTtgtgtgggagcagagggagggctgggccaggccaccagtggcattctctctctcctccacagcTGGGCCCGGGCTCCCCGCCAGGTGTATGGGTTTGCAGCACCGACATGCTGCTGTCTGTTCCTCTGGACCCAGGTGAGCCTGAGAAGGCTTGGGactgcctcccccagccccaggcagacACCTGTCTTCCTTGGTCTCCGGGcctggcctgctgccctgctcagAAGGGAAGCTGTAGGGTGTGGAGCCTGAAGCCCAGACCCGGAGGCAGGGCTTCCCTTCCGCAACTGGGTTCTGTCTGCCTGGCTATCAAATGGAGACCCCTAGCCCTCCCCCTTCGGCCCTGCCGGGCTCTGTGGAAGAATTTTGGGAGGGGAGGTATTGTCCTTCTCCCAAACGAATCTCCATTTGGCTTTGTAAACCATATTCCCTTTAGAGGTGTCTGGATGCCACTTGCCCTGAGCTCAACCCCCTTGCCTTGGGTTGGAGCCCTCAGGGAACCTCCTCACTGCCTCAATCACAGGGATCAGCTGGGACAACTTCCGGGGAGCCAGAGTGATTGCCCTTCCAGGGAGCATGGCCTATGCCCAGAACCATGGTGTTTACCTCACCGACTCCCAGGTAGTGTCCCTGGGGCAGCGCTGTGGGCAGCTGGACCATCAGGGTTGGCCTCCTAGTCCTATGCTTGGGGGAGCCTGTCCTCCTGGACTTCCTGGCATGGTCTGGATTTGGAGGAGTTCCCCTCCAAACAGCCCTTGGGCTCACTCAGTATTTTGCTAAACAAGAATTGTCCACTGGCCATGTGAATGGTTCTGTTCTTGGATCCGTGAAGACATTCAAAGCCTGCCCTCTACCatcggggggtgggggtccctgGCACTCGTGTCCCTGGGAGCACGCTAATACCTGTCAGATTTCTGTCCTACGTTTTCATTTGGAGCACACCTTACCATGCCCTCCTTGCTGATCCTCTTTTGCTCCTTTCCCTAACTCTGTTTTCTCCCTCCCACATAGGGCTTTGTTTTGGATATTTACTACCAGGGCACGGAGGCAGAGATACAACTGTGTGCCAGGCCGGATGGGCGAGTGCCACTGGTACAGCTGCCAGACCCACGCCGGGGGCTTTGGAGACCTtatgggaagaggaagggaatatTTGCCTTCCTGCTCAGGGCAGAGCTCTGCTCCTTCCAGAAGATTCTGGGGGCAGGCTAGAACCAGAATCTGAGTAAGGTCTAGAACTGGCATTCGGGGGAGCAAGTAGAGCTAGAATCTGAGGAAGGTGTGGCCTTGGAATTCAGGGTCTTGTCTTGAACCAGAAAGGCTAGAACCGGAATGTGAGTAGTTTCTGGAATGCAGTTGGGAGGAAGTCTAGAATCTGACTTGGGGGATCCTTCTAGACTGAAAGACAAGGATAAGACTATTGGGTCAGGGTTTGGGACTGGACTTGGGGAAGATAGGGAACTATTTCTCGTTCTCTATCTCTAGTTCAGGAAGGCCTGAAAATTGAGGGGGGTCCCAGAACGTGCCTGTCGAGTGATCCCTGAGTGGGAGCCACTCCCAGTACACCTGGAGCCTGGGTGCTGGAGTGGCCCAGAGACAGAGCGCTCTGCCTGGTATGGCAGCCAACCTTGCCTAGCTCGTCTGCATGTGCCCTTCCCAGCTCAGGCCGAAGCCTGGCCCCAGTGTCCCCCCAGCTGACCCTGACCTCTTCAGGTCTCCGGGGTTGCCTTCTTCTCTGTGGAGACTGCTGAGCACCTCCTGGCCACCCATGTGAGCCCACCCTTGGATGCCTGCACCTACATGGGCTTGGACTCTGGAGCCCGGCCTGTCCAGGTGACTGGGGGTGTGGGCAGAGGTCCCCTGGCCTTAGACAGAGGCCCTGACGCTGACAGCCTAGTCGTGTGGCCTTCGGCtagtccctttccctctctggatTAGCGTTTCTGGGACTGCCCCAGCTCCGCCTAGGAACCTTTCCAATAGCTGTGCTTCCTACCCTTGCCCCAGCTGTCTCTCTTTTTCGACATCCTGCTCTGCATGGCTCGGAATGTGAACAGGGAGGACTTCCTGTCAGGACATCCCCCGGAGATGGGGCAAGGTGACTCAGACATCGCAGGTTATCTGCAGGCTGCCCGGGCTGAGCTGTGGAGGGAGCTTCGCGATCAGCCCCTCACCATGGGTGGGTACTGCCCGTTGGCTCTCTGGGGTGGGGCAACAGGAGTGAGGACCCTAGGAACAGGCAGGCCTAGTGCATGCCAGACAATTCCCCTCTCCCAAACCAGAGCCGATaactctcttctcttcttcctttgcctcatTCCTGGGCTCCAGTTCCAGTCTTTCTACTTTCATGCCATGTGACTTGGACAGTGGCTGAGCCTCTGGATCTCAACTTTCCCACTGGCACAATGGGCTCTTTGGCATTCCTGCCTTCCCAGGGCCTGATTAAGAatgtgttctaaaaaaaaaaaaaaaaaaaagaatgtgttctgGTGGGAGGTGGCCTGGCGGCAGAGCTGCAGCAAGCATGGGGTTGGGGTCAGTTCTTGTATCTTTACAGCTTACGTCCCTGATGGCAGCTACAGCTACATGACCAGCTCAGCCAGTGAGTTCCTGTATAGCCTCACGTTCCCAGGGGCTCCCAGTGCGCAGGTAGTGCACTCCCAGGTGGAGGTAAGACCTGCCGGGAGGGAGGTGCACCTGCCGGGTGCCTGCAGACAGGTGGGGCAGGGGCttcaggaaagggaaagaaaagcccaTGCTTGGAACAGACCACCTAGGAGTGTAGGCATCGTTATTCTTGTTCACATGAGGGAGGCTCAGGAGCCTCAGCGAGAGGTGAGGTGGCTTGCCTGAAGTCAGCCGATAGGTGGCCAAGTCAGAACTCTACCTCCAGGTCTGCCTGACTGAGAAACTAGAGAAGACGCCCTCCACGCTTTCTGCAGGGTCTGCCTGGGGAGACAGCACATGTGGGGTGATGGGctgaggaggggggcggggtgaGTTCGTAGGTGGCCCTCGGGgtggcagggatgggggtggtTGGATGGGTTGGGGAGGATTTCTGGGAGAGCCGTCAGCTGCTGGGACCTCCGTTAACTGAGCGCAGACTCTCTCTGGAGGAGAACGCGGGCAGAGCGTGCCGGTGGGGGAGCAGCATGAACAAGGTGGGATGGGAGTTGGCGTGAGGTCGGGCCAGGGCAGAGAGATCTGGCTGGTCATCAGACTCGGGGAGCTGCAGAAATTCGGGCTGGGGCCTTCCTTGGATGCGGAGGGgttgggcagccctgggccctggccccTCACGACCTCCTCCCTGGCTTCACAGGAGCCGCAGCTCCTGGGGGCTGAGAGCTCTGTGGTCAGCTGCCTGCTGGAGGGCCCTGTCCAGCTGGGTCCTGGGAGTGTCCTGCAGCACTGCCACCTTCAGGTGAGGCCCGAgagcagggccagagggagggcaggCTACAGGGGCCGGGGCCTGTGTGTGTTGGCGGGGGTACTAAGAGCCATGCTAGGATGCCTGACTTTTCTTCTCCCAGGGCCCTCTTCACATTGGTACCGGCTGCTTGGTGAGTGGCCTCGATGCGGCCCAGTGTGAGGCACTGCATGGCTTGGAGCTGCACGACCTCGTCTTGCAGGGACATCATGTGCGGCTGCATGGCGCTCCCAGCCGAGTCTTCACGGTCTTTGGCCGTCTGGACAGCTGGGAGGTAGGTGTCCACCTGACCTCCCTCCTTGTTTGCTCTGTGTGGCGGGCTGGGTGGGGATTTTTATGCCCATGTTGCAGGCCAGACACAGGTTCAGAGAGGGTGGTGACCGCCTTGGACTGCAGAGCCAGGTATGGGGGATTGGGCCTAGAGGCAGGATACCGCTCCGGGTTCCTGAACTGGGCAGGCGCAGTGAGCCTCCAGGGCTTGATGCGGTGTTTCAGAACTTGCTCGTGTAtgttcccctctcccttcctgtccCCTCTGGCCTTCATGTCCATAACCCCCTTCTGTGGCCCCGGGAACCCTgactgcctcctcctcttcccccagagACGGGGGACAGGCACGTATCTCAACATGTCCTGGAGTGAATTCTTCCAGAAGACAGGTGTTCGGTAAGGTGGATGGTCCCGCCGGGCCTCCATGGGCtgaggcagccagggtggctgcTTCCCTGAGGCTCATCCCTGCCCTTGTTCCTGCCCCAGAACAGCACCCGGCCACCCAACCATCCCTGGGCCTGGGGTTGTTTTGGGCAGCCTCATTTGCCCCAGCACCTTCCTGGGCAACTCCAAATTCCCACCCAGGATTGGGGATTTTGTTCACTGGTCTGGGAAAGGAGGCAAGGCAGCTGGGCCTCCATCTCTGAATTGTCCACTTGGGCTGCCTTAGAGGAATCTGTCCTGTCCCCATGAATGAGTCAACTCCCAGCTGATAGGCGGTCAGAGCTTGGTGACCAGAGCTTGCCCTTGCTTCTGCCCTAATGTGCCTTTTCCCCACATCAGAACCTGGGATCTGTGGGATCCAGACACGCCCCCTGTAGAGCGTTGCCTTCTTGGTGCCCGCCTCTTTCCTGTGCTCCACCCCTCgaggaccctgggaccccaggacatGCTGTGGATGCTGGATCCCCAGGAGGATGGGGGCAAGGCCCTGCGGGCCTGGCGAGCCTGTTGGCGTCTGTCGTGGGAGCAGCTGCAGCCATGCCTGGACCGGGCTGCCACACTGGCCTTCCGCCGGGACCTGTTCTTCCGCCAGGCCCTGCTTAAGGCGAGGCATGTGCTGGAGGCCCGGCAGGATCTCAGCCTGCGCCCGCTGATCCGGGCTGCTGTCCGAGAGGGCTGTCCCAGGCCCCTGCTGGCCACACTGGACCAGGGTGAGTGTGCTGGAAAGCCAGTCCCAGTGTCACCTGCCCTACTTGCCATCTGGGTCATTAATCTGAGGGTACTAGGGAGCCATGAGACTTTAAAGCAGGGGAGAGATACAGTGGAGCGTACTCGTAACTTTCTGGGAAGTTTCATCCCTGTCAGTGGGGGGTTTGATGAGAGGCTGAGGCCTGGGGCTGAGCCTTGGGGTCCTATGAGCATCAGCAAACCCTGCGTGTTTTGCAGTGGGCTGGGATGTGGCTGGCTGGATCTGGGGGTCCAGGCACACTGGCGGGGGGGCTCAGCCTTAGCCTCATGGCTAAGCCACTTAAGTTGGTGGGTGGTGGGACTGAGACTAAACCCATGTGGTTTGACCCTGGAGCCTCAGCTCGTGACAACTATGGACATCTGGGTGAGGGGTGAAGAGACACATCTGGGATGGGGCTGATGAGAAGACAGTTTCCGCACACAGAAGTGAGGAACACTCATAGGCAAAGGATACATTTTGGGCAAAGGTGAAGAGGTGTGAGGGACCTGGAGTGTTTAGGGATTGCTGAGTAGTCTTCTGGGGGCAGAGGACTCTGGGGGCAAGCTCCTTCCCCCACCAGGTGACACCTGGTGTCTCAGTTGCAGCTGCTGCAGGAGACCCTGGTGTGGCAGCCCGGGCTCTGGCCTGTGTGGCGGATGTACTGGGCTGCATGGCAGAGGGCCAAGGGGGCTTACGGAGTGGGCCAGCTGCCAACCCTGAGTGGATGCGGCCCTTCTCATACCTGGAGTGTGGGGACCTGGCTGGGGGTGTGCAGGCGCTTGCCCAGGAGCGGGACAAGTGGCTGAGCAGGTGGGTGCTAATGATCTTGAAACCTTTGGAGAAGTCCCTGGCCATCTCTGGAGGTAGAAACCCACAGAGGTAGGGTGTCCTACCCAGGGTTACCCAGGGCAGTCAGGTCCCCAGACCCAGGCCGTCCACCCCCAGCTTGGGGCTCCAGTCaccatctctcccttccctcttggCAGGCCAGCCCTGCTTGTGCGAGCTGCCCGCCACTACGAGGGAGCTGGGCAGATTCTGATCCGCCAGGCTGTGATGTCAGCCCAGCACTTTGTTTCCACGGAGCCAGTAGAGCTGCCAGCACCTGGGCAATGGGTGGTGGCTGAGTGCCCGGCTCGTGTGGATTTCTCTGGTGAGCCCcttgtgggggctgggggtgaggacagCCACCCCAGAGCTGGGCTGGCAGCTCTTGTGACCAACTTGGTCTTGTCGAATTGCCAAAGGTGGCTGGAGTGACACGCCACCCCTCGCCTATGAGCTTGGTGGGGCAGTACTGGGTTTGGCTGTACGAGTGGATGGCCGCAGGCCCATCGGGGCCAGGGCACGCCGCATCCCGGAGCCTGAGCTGTGGCTGGCAGTGGGGCCTCGGCAGGACAAGATGGCCATGAAGATCGTGTGCTGGAGCCTAGATGACCTGCAGGATTACTGCCAGCCTCATGCCCCAGGTCAGGGCACTTGTGGGGATGGCACTCATAGCCAGCTGAGGGATGGGGGCAGAACCTTGAAGGCCCTGCAGGCCACAGAGGCTTGGCCTGAGGGTGAGCCAGTCTGGTGGAGGAGCCCTGAAGTCATCCTGCCTAGGTGCATACTGGCCCAGGAGGTAGGGCTGGGCACATCTGCCTCTGCTGGGAGACCAGAGGCCCTTTTATGGCCTAGAGATGGGGCCTACAATACTGCTGGGCTTTTGTCCCCTagtgagccccatgttgggcgggCAATAGTGGAGGTAGCTTAGGGTATCTGCTTCTGCCCTTGGAGACCAAATTCCTTGCTGGTCCTTCTGCAGGGGCTCTGCTGAAGGCAGCCTTCATCTGTGCGGGGATTGTGCATGTCGGCTCCAAGCTTTCACTGAGAGAGCAGCTGCTGCATACCTTCGGGGGTGGCTTCGAGCTGCACACCTGGTCTGAGCTGCCCCATGGCTCTGGTCTTGGTGAGCAGGCCCTGTCTCCCCGCTGTCCAAAGTGCAtccctccctggcctctgcccagcaGAGGGAGTGGGTAGGGCAGGACTGGGTTAGGCAGAGCTGGTTCATGGCTGGCACCTTCCTCTGCATCCTGCAGGCACAAGCAGCATCCTGGCAGGCACAGCCCTGGCTGCCTTGCAGAGGGCCGCGGGCCGGCTCGTGGGCACAGAGGCCCTGATCCATGCAGTGCTCCACCTGGAACAGGTGCTCACCACAGGTACAAGAttgccctggggcaggagggaggtcATGGGTATTTTCCTAGGGCCCTCCAGGGGCTCCCTGGACTTGCAGACAGCCACGTAAGTGTACTACTCCTTAAATTGGTTAGAACGTCTTCCTTACCAATCTGATCCCTTCTGGTGGTTTTCAATTTGAAATGTTTCTACCTACAAGGGCTTGATGCTTTAGGAGCACCTATTAAGTGCTAGACTCTGTGCTGCACCTTTCATGTGTCTTATTAGGTACCCATTATGCCAGGTGCTGTTCCTCATTATTTCCCCACCTAGGACTGTCCCTCATTATAGGGCTG is a window encoding:
- the FCSK gene encoding L-fucose kinase isoform X5 → MSHRLGPGSPPGVWVCSTDMLLSVPLDPGISWDNFRGARVIALPGSMAYAQNHGVYLTDSQGFVLDIYYQGTEAEIQLCARPDGRVPLVSGVAFFSVETAEHLLATHVSPPLDACTYMGLDSGARPVQLSLFFDILLCMARNVNREDFLSGHPPEMGQGDSDIAGYLQAARAELWRELRDQPLTMAYVPDGSYSYMTSSASEFLYSLTFPGAPSAQVVHSQVEEPQLLGAESSVVSCLLEGPVQLGPGSVLQHCHLQGPLHIGTGCLVSGLDAAQCEALHGLELHDLVLQGHHVRLHGAPSRVFTVFGRLDSWERRGTGTYLNMSWSEFFQKTGVRTWDLWDPDTPPVERCLLGARLFPVLHPSRTLGPQDMLWMLDPQEDGGKALRAWRACWRLSWEQLQPCLDRAATLAFRRDLFFRQALLKARHVLEARQDLSLRPLIRAAVREGCPRPLLATLDQVAAAAGDPGVAARALACVADVLGCMAEGQGGLRSGPAANPEWMRPFSYLECGDLAGGVQALAQERDKWLSRPALLVRAARHYEGAGQILIRQAVMSAQHFVSTEPVELPAPGQWVVAECPARVDFSGGWSDTPPLAYELGGAVLGLAVRVDGRRPIGARARRIPEPELWLAVGPRQDKMAMKIVCWSLDDLQDYCQPHAPGALLKAAFICAGIVHVGSKLSLREQLLHTFGGGFELHTWSELPHGSGLGTSSILAGTALAALQRAAGRLVGTEALIHAVLHLEQVLTTGGGWQDQVGGLMPGIKVGHSRAQLPLKVEVEEITVPEGFVQKLNDHLLLVYTGKTRLARNLLQDVLRSWYARLPAVVQNAHSLVRHTEECAEAFRQGSLPLLGQCLTTYWEQKKLMAPGCEPLAVRRMMDVLAPHVHGQSLAGAGGGGFLYLLTKEPRQKETLEAVLAKTEGLGNYSVHLVEVDTQGLSLKLLGDETST